In one Juglans regia cultivar Chandler unplaced genomic scaffold, Walnut 2.0 Scaffold_22357, whole genome shotgun sequence genomic region, the following are encoded:
- the LOC108985881 gene encoding uncharacterized protein LOC108985881 has translation MHPTKGPSPNGMFAVFFQSYWHTVGDSITAVVLASLNNGLIALLRDAGAKRNMIGVRVCKGAPMVTHLPFADDSIFFCRADVDTTKFIPDLFEKYEMASGQNVNKGKTTMPVLDGRNGKIVDEEQSVDNLIDATTKTWNAQLVRALFNPNTAVEILRIRLLPTQGLDRWIWYKEANDIFSIKSAYKQIQNSVAKGDGETSLQMQNRNFWMRIWHMQVPRKIKNFAWQACKDILPSLTNLRRKKIVVETQCGFYHVYEEDISHAMLTCSSNYSLWQKFLPMLQNFQSSLTFIDTNQLQMGNNLIQLVQATEHALSICKTFNDVQTTTTKDLLKVSKWQAPPDWYLKINVNGTIFADLRKAGVGIVLWDMSGRIVMATSKNEEEVDEAAIIKSIVVLRGLQLCLPLGISNLVIEFDCLNVVDELQSTEESFASAL, from the exons ATGCACCCTACCAAGGGACCTAGCCCTAATGGCATGTTTGCTGTATTTTTCCAGTCATACTGGCACACTGTGGGAGATTCCATTACAGCTGTAGTGTTGGCTTCTCTCAATAATG GTTTAATAGCCTTACTTAGGGATGCTGGGGCAAAGAGAAATATGATAGGAGTGAGAGTTTGTAAAGGGGCTCCAATGGTTACACACCTCCCATTTGCTGATGATAGCATATTTTTCTGTCGTGCTGATGTTGATACAACCAAATTTATTCCagatttgtttgaaaaatatgaaatggcTTCTGGGCAAAATGTTAACAAAGGGAAAACAACCatg CCTGTTTTAGATGGCAGAAATGGGAAAATTGTTGATGAAGAACAATCTGTGGACAATTTAATTGATGCTACTACTAAAACATGGAATGCACAGTTGGTTAGAGCTCTCTTTAATCCAAATACAGCAGTGGAGATCCTCAGGATTCGATTGTTACCAACTCAGGGTTTGGATAGATGGATTTGGTATAAGGAAGCAAATGACATATTTTCTATCAAGAGTGCTTATAAGCAGATTCAGAATTCAGTGGCCAAAGGTGATGGAGAAACATCTTTGCAAAtgcaaaatagaaatttttggATGAGGATATGGCACATGCAGGTTCCTAGGAAGATTAAGAATTTTGCATGGCAGGCTTGCAAGGATATATTGCCTAGTCTCACTAATCTCAGGAGGAAAAAGATTGTTGTGGAGACTCAATGTGGTTTCTACCATGTCTACGAGGAAGATATTAGCCATGCTATGCTCACTTGTTCTTCTAACTATAGTTTGTGGCAAAAATTTCTTCCaatgttacaaaattttcaatcctCTTTGACTTTTATTGATACT AATCAGTTGCAGATGGGAAATAACTTGATACAACTTGTCCAAGCTACTGAACATGCTTTATCAATTTGCAAAACTTTCAATGATGtgcaaacaacaacaacaaaggaTTTGCTTAAGGTTTCTAAATGGCAAGCTCCACCAGATTGGtatctcaaaataaatgtaaatgGTACAATTTTTGCTGACTTGAGGAAAGCTGGAGTTGGGATAGTCCTATGGGATATGAGTGGAAGAATTGTGATGGCTACAAGCAAGAATGAAGAGGAAGTGGATGAGGCAGCCATTATTAAATCCATTGTTGTATTGAGAGGACTTCAGCTATGCCTCCCACTTGGTATTTCGAATTTAGTCATTGAATTTGATTGTCTTAATGTGGTTGATGAGCTTCAGTCAACAGAAGAGTCATTTGCAAGTGCTCTG